Within Actinoplanes sp. L3-i22, the genomic segment TGGTACGGCAACCGGCCCACCTCGATGCTGGCCAGGCAGCGCCCGGGCCGGACCACGGCCGGGTGCAGCGAGGACAGGTCCTCGTTGGTGGTGATCGCGATCAGCGCGTTGCGGCCCTGCCCGAGCAGCCCGTCGGTCAGGTTGAGCAGCCGGGACAGCGACTGGCCGGCGCTGGCCTTGGCGTCCCCGCTGATCAGCTCGTCGCAGTCCTCCAGCATCAGCAGCCGCCACTTCGGCTCGTCCTCGTCGCCGCTGCCCAGGGCCACGCTCATCAGGTAGGCGGGGTCGCCGAACAGCCGTTCCGGGTCGAGCACGCAGTCCACCTGGCACCAGGTGCGCCACTGCTGGGCGAGGGCCCGCAGCGCGGTGGTCTTGCCGGTGCCCGGCTCGCCGTGCAGCAGCAGGAGGCGGCCGGTGACGCCGTCGGCGTCGATCGCCATCAGCTTCTCGAGGGTGTCGCCGACCGGGCCGGCGTAGTTCCGCTTGATCGTCTCCCACGGCGCGGCGCCGATCTCCCGCTGGGTGCGGCGCGGGCCGTGCGGCCCGTAGTGCCAGAAGCCGACCGGCACGCTGTCGTCGGCCGGGGCCGGCTCCTCCACCGCGCCGGCGGTCACCGTGGACAGGATCGTCTCGGCCAGCTCGCCGGTGACCGCGGTCACCGTGACCCGGGCCCGCCGGCTCTGCTTCCAGCGCATCACGTGCAGGGTCCAGCCGTCGCCGACGCTGAGCCGGCCGTGGCCGTCGTCCTCCACCGCGTCCCGCACCACGCGGGCGTCGGGCAGGGTGAGCGGGGCGTCGGCGCGCAGGTTCTCCAGCCAGGTGGTGCGGCCGAACGGCTCACGCCCGGTGACGAACGGGTCGAGCGCGATCAGATCGACCAGGTCCACCAGCCGGTCGCCGTCGTCGATGGAGCCGGACATCGGCATGGACGCAGGAGCATTCGCCGGGGTGCGGGCGGCCGGGACGGCCGACCCGTTGGCTCGGTCGAGGGGCTGGTGGGGGGTCCGCATAACCCCATGATCGCGGCCGATTGGCCTGGTGGCATCCCCTTTTTCCGCGCCATCCGCGCCCGGCGGGTGGGTTGCGTCCCCGGTCCGGACCGGTTCGGTCCGGGGTCCGGGCCGGCGGTCCGCGTCGCGGCCGCCGATTTTTCGTGCGTACGGCGTCGTCAGCGCCGGGTCAGCAGGAAGACCGGAATCAGTCGTTCGGTCTTCGTCTGGTAGACCGCGTAGTTCGGGAACGCCTCGACCGCCCTCGCCCACCAGACCTCCCGCTCGGCGCCGGAGAGCTCCCGGGCCGTGTAGTCGTGCCGCTCCGCGCGGTCCTGCAACTCGACGTGCGGGTCCTTGCGCAGGTTGTGGACCCACACCGGGTTCCTCGGGGCACCGCCGAGGGAGCCGACCGCGAGGTATTCACCCTCGTGCTCGACCCGCATCAGCGGGGTCTTCCGCAACTTTCCGCTCCGCGCGCCGACGGAGGTCACCAGGACGATCGGGAGCCCCTGGATGTCGTTGCTCTCGGCGCCGTCGCTCGCGTCGTACTTCTCCGCCTGCTCTCGCGCCCAGGCGGACGTGCTGGGTTCGTATTCACCGGTCAGCGGCATACGCCC encodes:
- a CDS encoding DUF5925 domain-containing protein; the encoded protein is MRTPHQPLDRANGSAVPAARTPANAPASMPMSGSIDDGDRLVDLVDLIALDPFVTGREPFGRTTWLENLRADAPLTLPDARVVRDAVEDDGHGRLSVGDGWTLHVMRWKQSRRARVTVTAVTGELAETILSTVTAGAVEEPAPADDSVPVGFWHYGPHGPRRTQREIGAAPWETIKRNYAGPVGDTLEKLMAIDADGVTGRLLLLHGEPGTGKTTALRALAQQWRTWCQVDCVLDPERLFGDPAYLMSVALGSGDEDEPKWRLLMLEDCDELISGDAKASAGQSLSRLLNLTDGLLGQGRNALIAITTNEDLSSLHPAVVRPGRCLASIEVGRLPYQEAVAWMGTSTGIGPDGATLAELYALKTGAHPVTVPRQLPSTGMYL
- a CDS encoding nitroreductase family deazaflavin-dependent oxidoreductase, translated to MPLTGEYEPSTSAWAREQAEKYDASDGAESNDIQGLPIVLVTSVGARSGKLRKTPLMRVEHEGEYLAVGSLGGAPRNPVWVHNLRKDPHVELQDRAERHDYTARELSGAEREVWWARAVEAFPNYAVYQTKTERLIPVFLLTRR